GATCGCATCACGCAAGAATTAGTCTGGATGCTCGACAAAGGGGAAGTCGTCGTCGTGTGGCTGTTTGACCAATCTGGCAGCATGAAGGATGACCAGGAAAAGATCCGCGATCGAGTTGGACGCGTCTATGACGAACTCGGGCTTACCGGCGTCTCCAAGGACGAAGCCTTGACTACCGGCGTCGCTAGTTTTGGCGCCAACTTCCAACTTCATACGAAAACGCCCACCAGCAATCGCGAAGAGATCGCCGCGGCGATCGCCGACGTTCCGGTTGATCCTTCGGGAGAAGAGTTGACGACGCAGGCGGTGATGGAAGTGATCACGCGGCATAAACGTTACGCCCAAATCTCAAAACGTCAGCTGGCGATCATTTTGGTTTCTGACGAGAGCGGCAACCCCGACAGCAATCAACGCTATCTGGAAGAGACGATTCAAGCGGCGAACAAAGCCAAGTGCCGCGTCTATGTCATGGGACGCGAAGCGATGTTCGGCTACCCGTACGGTCATGTTCGCTGGGAGAATCCTCGCAACGGCGATATCCACTTGCTGCCGGTCGACCGCGGCCCAGAAACGGCGCTAATCGAGCAACTGCAGACTGACGGATTTGGTAAGCGGCGTGACTCGATGCCCAGCGGATATGGCCCTTATGAGCAAGTTCGCTTGGCGAAAGAGACCGGAGGCATTTTCTTCATGCTCCCCGGCGAAGAAAAGGACCTCTATCAACTGAAGGATCATCGCTATAGCGTCGCCGCGATGGAGCCGTATCGCCCTGATTTGCGGCCGCGACGCGATCTGATGCGCGAAGCGATGCAAGATCCGCTTCAAGCCGTTATTTCCAAGGTGATCTACGATCTGAATCCCTACAACGAAGAAGTCGCCAGCGTTATCGAAATCCGGCGTCGCTTTTCTACCGACTTCGCGAAGCTAACGCAGCAGGTTCGCTATGAACAAGCGAAAATGTTGACCTACATTGAGTATCTCGACAAAGCGATCGCGGCGATCGAAAAAGCGCAACCGCTACGCGACGCTTCTCCCTACGTCCGTCAACAGGCCAACTTCGACTTACTGTACGCCCAGTTGCTCGCTTATCGCGTCCGCGCCTATGAATATGGCGCTTACCTGACCGAGTTTGTCAAAAAACCGCCGGCGCCCCCGAAATTGCCGACCCCCAAGCATGAGTTCCGCAGCTGGGATTTGATCACCGTCAAAAAGTTGTCGGCTGAAGAAGTGACTGCCGACGACATCCAAAAATCGCGAAAGCTACTGAAAGAAATCGTCAACGAGTATCCCGGCACTCCCTGGGCGGAACGCGCCAACTGGGAATTGAATCGCGGCTTCGGCGTCGCGCTGACACCCTGGCTATTCGACACCAGCCGCTTTCCGAATGCGAACAACAAATCCGCGCCGCCGATTCAGGTCCCCAAGCTGTAGGCTTGAAGATCGCGCACTCGGCATCGATTCTTCCCAAATGCCGAACGCTATTTTTTCTGGTTGGCCGCGATAGCTCCGCTATCGGGGCGGCGCAGCCGTAAGAGGCCTCAGGACTACGCTCGCCGTTCCTGGTGCGCAGGCCACTTCAAACGACATGGAAAGCAGCCGATTTTAGGCGCATTGCGGAGCGATGTCTCTTACCGACTTCGTCGGCCCCGATAGCGGGGCTATCGGGGCCAACCCTGGTAAATATTGCGTGGCGATTCAAAAGTAGATCGAAGCGGCCTGGCCGCGTTCTATTTCTTTTGGAGCGGCAATCCTGACTTGCGATCAAACTTGTCTGGCGTCCATTGCTGCGGAACGGCGTCTTCGGTCCGACTGGCCCACCCGTGGTATTCTCCTCGCATCCTCTCCAACGTCTGCGCGTATTGCGGCTGATCGACCAGATTCCGGAGCTGAAAGGGATCGCTCTTTACATCGTAAAGTTCTTCTTGCGGTCGCGGAGTCATCAATGGACCGCGCTGATCGGCGGGCAGCTTTCCTGCTTCCTCTAGCTTCAACATCGTCTCGAAGGTTGGGCTGCGCACGGCGTCGGCCGGAGGAGATCCGCTCAGATGGGGCAACGCGTTGTAGATGTAGAGATAATTTTTGGAGCGAATGCTGCGTTCGAATGCCTGATAATCGTGCCAGTTATGTTCGGAGAAAACATAGTCGCGCGTTTCGCTCCTTGGATCCTTCAGGATCGGCGCAAATGACTTCCCTTGAAATGTGGGGGACTTGGGAAGTCCGGCAAGTTCCAGGATCGTCGGCGCGATATCGACCGCGCTGACCAGGCTCTCAGTCGTTTGTCCCGGTCGTACGCCAGCCGGCCACTGCACGAGGAACGGCGTCTTCACGCCGCTGTCGTAGATCGTCGTCTTGCTGCGCGGAAACGGACGCCCATTGTCGGACATGAACAAGACGAAAGTATTGTCGGCGACCCCTTGTTCTTTCAGTTCGGCCATCACTTTGCCGACATACTCGTCGAGTCGAGCGATTTCGTCGTAATACATCCCCAAGTCATCGCGCACCGGAGGTTCGTCCGGCAAAAACGGGGGAACGACGATCTCGTCGCGCCGATGCGGCTTCTCAATGGTGTTAGCCGTATAAGGCCGGTGCGCGTCATTCGAGGCGAACCACATAAAAAAGGGTTGATCCCGCGGACGCTCGCGGAGCATCGTTTCCCAATTTTCGCAGCCGCTCGGGCGCCCCCCCATGATCCGATCAAAATTCTTTTCGGCCGGCTTGCCGAGATGCCATTTTCCCGCGGCGCCGGTGTAGTAGCCTGCTTGTTTTAATAGGCCGGCGAAAACGACCTGATCGGCAGGAAGCGGCATGTGAAGTTCCGCCGCGCCGGTGCTGTGGGGATATCTTCCCGTCACAATACTGCAGCGACTGGGGCTACAAGAGCTACAAGTCAGAAAAGCAGCGTCAAAGCGGATCCCCGCCGCCGCCATCCGATCAAGATTCGGCGTTTTGACATGAGGATGACCGTAGGGGCCTACGTCATTCCACCCAACGTCATCTCCGATAATAATAATGAAATTGGGTCGCTCGGCGGCGGACAGCGTCACCGGGGAGAGACTGAATGCCGCGATGATAAAGAACAAATACCTGAGCATGATGCGTCCTGTTGCGGATAACGGCGGGATGATCGGTTTAGGCGGGTGAAGGCTTTCATTCTAGCCAGCGGAGACGCGCCCGATCAAATTGACCTGTTTTTTGAAAATTTCGAAGGACCGCAATGGCGTTAATTTCTGTTCGAGACGTTTCCATCTCCTTTCATACGGCGCCGCTGTTGAATCAGGCCAATTTGCAGATTGAGCCTGGCGAGAGAGTCTGTCTGGTAGGTCGAAACGGAACCGGAAAATCGACGCTGCTGCGCATGTTGGCCGGCGAGCAGGCGACCGACGCAGGCGACGTTGTCGTCGGCCCAGAGGTCCGCGTCGCTACCTTATCGCAAACGGCGACTGCCGGAGAGGACCAAACGGTCTTTGATCTGGTCGCCGCAGGCTTGGGCGATATGGGCGAAACGCTGGCCGAATATCACCATCTGACCCATCAGATTGCAGTGGAAGCGACCGACGAAGTGGTCAACCGGCTCGATCAGCTGCAGCACAAGCTGGACATGGAGGATGGCTGGAATCAGCACCAATGGGTAGAGCAAGCGATCTCGGCGACCAAACTGGATGGAGACTCCAACTTCGCCGAGCTGTCAGTCGGCAAAAAACGTCGCGCCTTGTTCGCCCAGGCGCTCGCCAGCAAACCCCACGTTCTGCTGCTGGACGAACCGACCAACCACCTCGACATCGAATCGATTCTCTGGCTCGAAGAGTTCTTGCTCTCGTTCGACGGCACCATCGTCTTTGTGACGCACGATCGGATGTTCGCCCAAAAGTTAGCGACCCGCGTGGTCGATATCGATCGCGGCAAGTTAACTAGTTGGACCTGCGGGTTTGACGAATACGTCATCCGCAAAGAGGCGGCGCTCGAAGCGGAAGAAAAACAAAACGCCCTGTTTGACAAACGATTGGCGCAAGAAGAAGTCTGGGTCCGCCAAGGGATCAAGGCTCGCCGTACTCGCAACGAAGGCCGCGTGCGTGCACTCAAGAAGATGCGAGATGAATACCAAAGTCGCCGGACCCGGATCGGCACGGTCAAGTTTGACGTGCAACAAGCCGAACGGTCGGGACAGGTCGTCATTCGGGCCGAGGATATCAGCCACTCGTTTGGTGATTTCGTCATCTGTAAAGACTTCTCGACCACCATCATGCGGGGAGACAAGATCGGCGTGCTCGGCCCCAACGGCGTCGGCAAGACGACGCTGCTTCGCATTCTGCTGGGAGAATTGAAGCCGACCGAAGGGGAAGTTTCTGTCGGCAGCAAAGTGGAGATCGCCTATTTCGATCAGCTGCACGCCGCACTCAACGAAGAACAGACGCTGCGACAAAACATCGGCGAAGAAAACGAATTTGTGAACATCAACGGGCGTTCACGCCATGTCATCGGTTATCTGCAGGAATTTTTGTTCACGCCGGAACAGTCGAATCGCCCGATCAAAAATCTTTCAGGCGGAGAGCGAAATCGTCTGCTGCTGGCCCGCCTGTTCGCCAAACCGTCGAACTTGCTGATTCTTGACGAACCGACGAATGATCTCGACGCCGACACGCTCGATCTGCTGGAAGACCTGGTGGTGAACTACGCCGGAACGCTGATCGTGGTCAGCCACGATCGTAGTTTCCTCAACAACGTCGTCACGTCGACAATCGCGTTTGAAGGAGACGGCTTCGTCAAACAATATGCCGGCGGTTACGACGATTGGCTCGCCCAGCGGAAACGCCAGGAAGAAGAAGCCAAAGCCTTGGCGAAATCTTCCAGCAAAGAAAACGACAAACGCGACACCGCCCGAGCGCGAAAATTGACCAACAAAGAGCAGCAAGAATTAAAAACGCTGCCGGCCAAAATCGAGGCGCTGGAAGCGGAACAAGCCCAACTGCAAGAGCAGATGGCCGATCCGACCTTCTATCAGAAACCTGCCGGCGAAATCAAAGTTGTCACAACTCGATTGGATGCGATCGGCGACGAAATGCTCTCGGCGATGGAGCGGTGGGAAGACCTTGAGTCAATCGCCGGCGGTTAGGGCCAACAGGCGCCATGCTCTTATCACGTTTACGTGAAAAGAGCATGGCTTAAGTCTTGTAGGTTGGGTGCAGCGCAGCGAAACCCAACATCTGACGAATCGATTGGCGGGTTACGCAAGCCATCCACGCCGCAACGGACGTTTCAGCGACTTTTGGCTTGCTCCACCCTCTACCTGACTAAGCGGCTAACTGGTCAGCGCGAACGCGACCAACATCACCAGCCAGACGGCGTCGAGAAAGTGCCAGTAGTCGGAGCAGATCGACACGGCGACATAGTTTTCGTGGTCGTATCCATCGCGGCAGGCACGATTGGTGACCATTGCCAGCGTCGCCAAGCCGCCGATCACGTGCAATGCGTGAACAAACACCAACACAAACATCAGGCCATATAGCTTGATGTCAGGGCCGCTGGCGAAGTGCTCGGCTAACAGGCGATTCAGCCCGTTCGCTTGAAAAACGAGAAATACCAGCGCCATTCCGCCAGCGACAAAAAGCCAGCGGCGAAACCAAACCTGCTTCTCAACGCGGACCGATTGGACGGCGCGATGCAGCGCGTAGCCGACGCCGACCATAAATAGAGTGCTGATCCACAAACTGGCCGGAACGCCGGAGAACGAGACCGTGCGGTCGATCGAACTGGTCGACCAAATGACGAAATAGGCGATCAAGCTGGCCGCAAAAAACACGGAAAGCGTCGCAATGAACAGAAAAAATCCAAGCCGTGCCTGGTGAATCTCGCGGCGCATCGGTAATACCGAGAGCGAGTCCTTGATCATGTGCTGACTCCGTGATCGGAAAACCAGAACCAGCAACAAGGGAAAAGCCACCCCAATACTGGGGCATGCGGTAAGTCAGATGACGTTATACGTAACGCCGGGAACCGATGCAAGAGATCGCAGCGGCGACTTACCAGCCGACAGCTTGGCTTCTTCCTACTCTGCCGCTTCCTGCATCTGCGAGTTATGCAGCGCTTCGACCTGGGGTTCATACTCTTTGGCGTCCATCAGCGTCACGCTAATAAACAAAGCGACAAACGCCAACGAAAAGAGAAACGAGAGCGTGATGAACGGTTTCTCGTATCGCAAATGCATGAAGTAAACCGCAACCAAGGTCGCTTTGACCGTCGCGATCCCCATGGCGACCCAGATATCGATCGCGCCAAAGTCGATTTCATAAATCGCCACCGTCAGCCCGGTCAGCACCAGCAGCGCGGTGAACGTACCTAACAAGGTGCTCATCGGCATCACGTGCGCATGAAGGCCGTGACCGTGCGAATCGTCGTTATGTTGTGCGTGATCGCTCATCGCGTCGATCTTCCGATTAGTGGATCAGGTAAAGAAGCGGGAAGAGGTAAATCCAGATCAAGTCGACCAAGTGCCAATACAGGCCCACATAGTCGACCGGACCAAAATACTCGCTGCTGAATTCACCTTTGTTGGCCCGATAGATCAGCCACCCAATCGCGCCCATGCCGCCGATAATGTGAATCGCGTGAATTCCGGTCATCATGTAATAGATGCCGAAAAAGATATGGATGTTTCGGACTCCTTGAGCGCCGCCATGTCCGTGTCCGCCTTCTTCGGCGTGAGCATGTTCAGCATGATCACCGCCTGCGGAGGTCGAACCATGTTCTTCATCGTGAGCCGGCGCTTCGGTCGCGTGCTCGTCGCCGTGTGCGGCCTGATTCGCTTTCGACACATATTTGTCAGCGACGGCCGGATATTGCTCTTGGGCGAAATGGTTGTAGATGCCGGGATAAAGTTCGTGCTGAAACTTGGTGGTGTATTCGACCGTTTTCACGCCGAGAAAGACGCCGGCCAAAGCCAACGTAATCCACAGCAGCACGATCAGCAGTCTTTTCTGGCTCAGTTGCGCCGCACGCACCGCCCAGGCCATCGTCAAGCTGCTGACGATCAGCACGACCGTATTGAGCGCGCCGAGCATCGCGTTCAGCTCTTTGGCGGCGTCAATAAAGATTTCGGGGTGCAGCGAACGGTAGATCGCATAGGCGCAAAACATGCCGCTGAAGAACAGGACTTCCGTAATCAGGAACATCCAAATTCCCAGCTTCCCCGAATCGAATTGCTGTTGCGGCGATTCGAAATGGTGGGCGACATGCGCCTCGGGGCTGTGGTGACCATGCGCGTCGTGTTCGTGCGTCGACTCAGCGACCGTCATCGTACTTGTTTCCATCAGTGGCTAGACGTTTTTTTAGCTGGTCCGGGCACGGTGACATAGCCGCCTTCCCGTTCATCGTATCGCAAATTGCTGTAGTCGTAGGGATCGCCGACCGGCGGCGGGTTGTCAAAGTTGGCCAACGGCGGAGGCGAACTGCACATCCACTCCAGCGTGTTAGCGCCCCACGGATTCGCCGGAGCCTTCTTGCCGCGGTAGAGCGAGTACAACAGCACGCCGATCGCGCCCACCATACCGATGCCCAGCAAAAATGCTCCCAGCGTCGACAACTGGTGATAAATCTGAAACTCTTCGACGTACCGAGCATAGCGACGCGGCATGCCGCGAGCGCCCATGATGAACTGCGGGAAGAACGTCAGGTTGAATCCCAAAAAGACGATCAAGCAGAACAAACGGCCGGCGTTCTCGTTATACATGACGCCGAACATCTTCGGCCACCAGTAATAGAGCCCGCCCACAAAAGCGACCAGCGTTCCGCCCATCATCACGTAGTGAAAGTGAGCGACCACAAAGTACGTGTCGTGCAGTTGAATGTCGGTCGCCAAAGCGCCGAGAAACAGCCCGGTCAAACCGCCGATCGTAAACAGGAAGATGAACGCCAACGCGTAGCACATCGGCGTCGCCAGGCTGATCGATCCTTTGTACATCGTCGCGAGCCAGTTAAACACTTTGATCGCCGATGGAATCGAAACGCTAAAGGTGAGCCCGCTGAAAACGACCGCCGCAAGTTGCGACTGACCGCTGACGAACATGTGGTGCCCCCAAACCAGGAATCCCAACAATGCGATCGCGATCGAGCTATAGGCGATAAAGCGGTAACCAAAGATATGCTTGCGGCTAAAAACCGCGATCAGTTCGCTGATGATCCCCATCGCCGGCAAAATCATGATGTACACGGCGGGGTGCGAATAGAACCAGAAGAAGTGCTGGAACAACACGGGATCGCCCCCCATCTCGGGATCAAATATCCCGATATGCAGCGCACGCTCGGCGATCAACAACAAACCGGTGATGCCGAGAACCGGCGTCGCCAACAGCTGAATGATCGACGTCGCGTAGATCGACCACAGAAAGAGCGGCATCTTGAACCAGGTCATCCCGTGGGGACGCATGGTGTTGATCGTCACAATGAAGTTGAGCCCGGTAAAAATCGAGCTGAACCCCAGGACGAAGACGCCGAGCAAAGCCAAGATCACTCGCGTGCTGGTCGTCACGCTATACGGCGTATAGAACGTCCAGCCGGTATCGAGTCCGCCAAAGATGATCGCGCAGAGGAAGAAGATCGCACCGACGACCCACAGGTAGAAGCTACCGAGGTTCATTCGGGGAAACGCGACATCCTTCTGACCGAGCATCACCGGCAACACGAAGTTGCCCAGCGCCGCCGGAATACTAGGGATGATGAACAAAAAGGTCATCACCGCTCCATGCAGCGTGAACATCTGGTTGTATTGGTCTTCGGTGAGGAAGAGTTTCGTCCCGGTGAACAGTTCCGCACGCAAGATCAGCGCGAAGATCCCTCCCAGGAAAAACGATACCAAGATGCCAACCAGGTACATCACCCCGATCCGCTTGTGATCGAGGGTGAACAACCATGACCCGACGCCGCTGGAAGCCAACAGGTAGTTGTCTTCCCGCGTCTGGGCGCCGTCTAAATTGGCGGCTTGAAACTTATCTGGCGTCGAACCAACGCTCATTTGGATTTCTCGTTACTTCAGGCTCTTGATGAATTCGGCGATCGCCGTGATATCCTTGTCGCTCAAGCGCGAACTGGGGAACACCGGCATGACCGGTTGATATCCAGCGACCACTTTGGCTCGCGGATCGCGAATCGACTCGCGAATGTAGTTTTCATCCATCACGGCTTCAGTGCCGTCGGTGAACTTGTGCGCTGTTCCGAAACTGTCTTTGAACGAAGGACCGGCTTTCTTCGTGCCGTCGATCGAATGACAGCTGATGCAGCCTTTGCGTTTGTAGAGCAACTCGCCTACTTCGGCCATGGTGCGGCCTTCGTACAAGTTGGCGGCTTTTTCTAACCACGCGTCAAAGTCGCCGGTCTCGTAGACGTAAACAAACGCATGCATGTTGGAGTGATCGCGACCGCAGTACTCGGCGCAGAACAAGTCGTGCGGTTTGTGTTCATCGGGGTTAATGCCCGAACCAGTCGTGTTGACCGCTTCGACCCAGATCTCGTTGTAGCGTCCCGGCACGCAGTCCATTTTGGTCCGGAAGGCCGGCACAAACATGTTGTGCAGCACGTCTTCCGACTCCAGGATAAACCGGACCGGACGTCCCACCGGAATGTGCAGATCGCTCGACTCGGCGCCGTTCGGATAGACGAACAGCCAAGACCATTTCTTCGCCTGAACATGAATTTCATAGGCGTCGTCCGGCGGCGTCCGCATGCTCATGTAGTTGGTGAAGCCCATCACGAAGAAGACGACCAACAGGAACGACGGCAACACCGACCAGGCGATTTCCAACGTGTTGTTGTGCGTCGGCGACGGCTGCGGCCCATGTCCCGGTCGGCGATAGTACTTCAAAACGAAGTAGACCATCACGCCGACGATCAGAACGAAAAAGAAGGCCGAGATCCAATAGATCAGGTCGAACAGATCGTCGACCATCGGCGCAAACGTGGAGTTGGCGGGACCGAAAAACAGACCGCCGTCGGCGTCCGCCAACAAAGGCAAATTGCTGAGCAAATTCATTGTGCTTTAGCGCGTGGTGACAGAGACGTTCTCTTCGACAGGCCAGTTCGCCTTCCGTGCTTCTTTTGCTTGCCGTCGTCGGCGAAACCAACTAGAAGCAAGCCAAAACGGTGCGAGATACATCAGCAAAGCGGCCAACATGGTTGCGCCGCCAACTTTCATGATATTCATCGCCACCGGGCCATAGGCGCCTGTGCTGGGATCGTAATGAAAGCAGAATAGCAGAAATCGATCGGTCGTTGTGCCGATCTTGCCTTCACTTGCTTCCACTAACGAAAGCCGCAACGTTTGCGGCGGAAATTCCACGCCATACATATAACGGGAGATTCTCCCGTCTGGAGTGCAGAGAGTCAGCAGCGCCGGATGAGCGTACTCGTTACGCTCTGGCACATACCGAAATTGAAAGCCGATCGCGTCGGCCAATTTCTGAATGCTCGCTTGGTCGCCGGTCAAAAAGTGCCAACCGTCGGCGCTCTCAGGGCGACCATAGAGATCGAGATATTTTTCTTTGGTCTGCAGCGCCTTCTCCGGCGTCTCCGTCGGATCAATGCTGACCGAGATGACCTGGTACTCTTGTCCCGCTGTCCAGATGACGCGATCCAAGCCGTCCACCAAGCCGTTCAACTGTACCTGACAAAGCATCGGGCAGTTGGAATAGTTCATCGAGAGAATGACAGGGTTCTTCCCTTGGAAGTAATCTCCCAAACGCACCGTCTCGCCGGCGTCGTCGCGGAAGGTCAGATCGAGCGGCAATAGGTCATTGGGATGTTCGATGATCGTCAGATCGCGAAGCTCTTGCGGGTCTTCACCCGGAACTTCGGCGCGCAACTGCTGCGATGTCGCCGTCAAGGCGATCAGCAAAATTGCGGCATTCGCGAACTGCAAGACCGGCGACATGGGACCCTATTTGGCTTTCGTCGAGTAATCATTCACGACCAACTGCATGGCGCGGTCGATCGGCAGGCTAACCTGCCCCGCTTCTTTGTTGACCCAGCCGTAGCCGTTCAACGAAGCCTGTTGGGCGCTGAGGATATTGCCCGTCACGTCCGACTTCATGTTCACCACTTGCTCGTTGTGCAGCGTATTGGCGAACTGGTGATATGTGGCCTGCAGCCCCATCACGATCGCGAAGGTCAAAATGGCGCTGACGAAACCAACCACAGCGATCACCGGCGTGTTCAGGTCGTCCTTCTGAGCCGGCAAAACGGCTTCGTGCCCCAAATGGGCGTCGGTCGATAAAATCTTGCGTTCGAGTTCAGCAACTTCGGACATTGCTCTTTCCTCCTCTACTTACATGTTTTTCAATGCGAGCGATTCGGGAAGTCGCGGATCGCGGATCGCCAGCAAACGGCGTTCAGCAGCAATCCAAGCAATGTTCCCGATAAAAAAGCCGCCCAAACCGATCAGGCAGGCTAATTCCATCCATCCCAACGGAAGTTTTTCCGGCGAGTACTGCGGCATGACGAGCCAAAACATGTCGACCCAATGCATGACCAGCAGGAATATCGCCCATCCCACCATTAACGCCTTATTACGGCGAACTGCGCGGGACATTGTTCCAAGGAACGGGATGATGAACTGCCCAAATAGTAACACCAGAGAAACGCTACGCCATGCGTCATTTTGTCGCACCAGATACCAAACCGTTTCTTCCGGAATATTGCCGTACCAGTACAGCAAGTACTGGCTGAAAGCGATGTATCCCCAGAACAAAACGAACCCGAAAATAAATTTGCTTAAGTCGTGGTAGCGCTCGACTGTTATCACGTCCTTCAGCTTGCCCCACGATTGCAGGGTAGCGCAACAGATTAAGGTGAAAGAAAAGAACGAAACCATCGCCCCAGCGAAGAAATAGACGCCAAACATCGTGCTGAACCACTTCGGATCAAGCGACATCGCCCAATCGAACGAAGCGAACGTGACAGTTAGTGCGAATGCAAACACGACCAGCGGGCTCTTGTTTTCCATTCGCAACGTCAGTTGGGGATCTCCGGAATCATCCTGGGCCGTCGACTTCGCCAGGAAGTACCAAGCTGCGGCAATCCACACGCTGAAGTAAATCACCGCGCGGATGGTGAAGAACGTCGCATTGAGATACGGCTCTTTACCGGCCAACAGATGATCGGTCGCCATCAGTTCGGCGTCGTTCCACTGGAACAGCACATGGCTGCCCGAGAGCACCGAGAAGAGAATCGGCAAAAACAGCAGCGCCATC
The nucleotide sequence above comes from Blastopirellula sp. J2-11. Encoded proteins:
- a CDS encoding quinol:cytochrome C oxidoreductase yields the protein MGDHHNNISVPNDETIRLGDIRNKLMIGGYGVGLAAMIVALLLGMFAKDQLRHFFFAYLTSYLFFLSISLGALGFLALQHLTRAGWSASVRRITEVIAMTLGPMALLFLPILFSVLSGSHVLFQWNDAELMATDHLLAGKEPYLNATFFTIRAVIYFSVWIAAAWYFLAKSTAQDDSGDPQLTLRMENKSPLVVFAFALTVTFASFDWAMSLDPKWFSTMFGVYFFAGAMVSFFSFTLICCATLQSWGKLKDVITVERYHDLSKFIFGFVLFWGYIAFSQYLLYWYGNIPEETVWYLVRQNDAWRSVSLVLLFGQFIIPFLGTMSRAVRRNKALMVGWAIFLLVMHWVDMFWLVMPQYSPEKLPLGWMELACLIGLGGFFIGNIAWIAAERRLLAIRDPRLPESLALKNM
- a CDS encoding SCO family protein codes for the protein MSPVLQFANAAILLIALTATSQQLRAEVPGEDPQELRDLTIIEHPNDLLPLDLTFRDDAGETVRLGDYFQGKNPVILSMNYSNCPMLCQVQLNGLVDGLDRVIWTAGQEYQVISVSIDPTETPEKALQTKEKYLDLYGRPESADGWHFLTGDQASIQKLADAIGFQFRYVPERNEYAHPALLTLCTPDGRISRYMYGVEFPPQTLRLSLVEASEGKIGTTTDRFLLFCFHYDPSTGAYGPVAMNIMKVGGATMLAALLMYLAPFWLASSWFRRRRQAKEARKANWPVEENVSVTTR